The Deltaproteobacteria bacterium genomic interval CAATCACGCTCAAATCATGAGAGATGAAGAGATAGGTCAGTTTCAGGTCCTGTTGTAAATTTTTCAACAGGTTCAGAATCTGCGCCTGTACGGAGACATCGAGAGCGGAAGTAGGCTCATCGAGGACGATGAAATCAGGCTCCACGGCCAAAGCTCTGGCAATGCCGACCCTTTGCTGTTGGCCGCCGGACAATTCGTGAGGATAACGGTTATAGAGTTCGGACAGAAGTCCAATCTTTTCCATCAAGGACATGACCCTGTCTTCTATCTCGCGGTCTTTGTAAGGGGTGTTGATCTTCATGGCCCGCCCGATGGCCGTTCCGACGCGCATCCTTGGATTCAGCGAGGCTTGAGGGTCTTGAAAGATAATCTGCATCTCGGTTCTTAATTTTTTAAGTGATTCCTTATTCAGGCTGACGATATCTCTGCCTTTGAAGATGATCTGGCCGGCGGTCGGTTCCCATAGCCTTTGGATCGTCCTTCCCACTGTGGACTTACCGCTGCCGCTTTCACCCACCAGACCCAGCACCTGGGATTCTGAGATGGAAAAACTCAGATCATCAACGGCTCTAATGAAACCCGTCTGCCTTTTAAACAAACCGCTCTTGATGGGAAAGTATTTTTTTAGATGTTCAATCCGTAAAATTTCTCTCATGAACTATCCTGTGACCTTGAAGCATGCGACCTTGTGCCCGGAGGCGATTTCCTGAAGGGCAGGCTTTTCACTCTGGCATTTATCCATGGCATAAGGGCATCTTGGATGAAAACGGCAGCCCGCCGGGGGCGCGATCAGGTTCGGTACATTTCCGCTAATAACGCTGAGCATCTCCTTTCTCTCGCCCATGACGGGAATGGACGCCAGAAGTCCCTCAGAGTAAGGATGTTGATGATGGGCAAAAAAGACCTCCAGCTCGGCGATTTCCACGATGGTCCCCGCATACATGGTGGCCACCTCATCGCACATTTCTGAGATGATGCCCAGATCGTGCGAAATGAGGAGGACAGCCGTGCCGGTTTTTCGATTCAAATCAGACATCAATTCAAGAATTTGCGCCTGGATGGTTACATCGAGTGCTGTGGTGGGTTCATCGGCGATGAGCAGTTCCGGGTTGCATGAAAGGGCCATGGCAATCATGACCCGCTGCCGCATGCCGCCGGAAAATTGGTGAGGATAATCCTTCAAACGAGCCTCGGCCTCTGGGATGCCGACTATTTGCATGATCTCCGCGGCCCGCTGCAAGGCCTCTTTGCCTGAAGCCTCCTGATGAAGCTCGATAGCCTCTGAGATCTGGTTCCCAACGGTATAGACAGGATTTAATGACGTGAAGGGATCCTGAAAGATCATCGAAATCCTTCCACCCCTTATTTTTCTCAATTCTGACCTGGGGGTCTTAAGAAGGTTTTTTCCGTTGAACAGGACCTGCCCGTCTATTATTTTGGCCGGCGGTTCAGGTAGCAGGCGTAAGATGCTATTGCCTGTCACGGATTTTCCACAACCGGTTTCCCCCACCAGGCCCAGGATCTTTCTTTTTTTGATTTCGAGGCTGACGCCATCCAGGGCCCTTACAATCCCCTCGTCAGTATGAAACTCGACTTTCAGATTCTCGACGCTTAGCAGTGTGTCACTCATTTCAAACCTTTTTACTTATATCCTCATCCTCGGGTCGAGCGCGTCTCTGAGTCCATCCCCGAACAGATTAAAGGCCAGCACAACAATCATGATGGCCAGACCAGGGAAAATAGAGATATGCGGCGCTGTTTGTAAATATCCCCGCCCCTCGTTTAGCATGGCGCCCCATTCCGGCGACGGCGGCTGGACACCAAGGCCAAGGAAACTTAAGCCCGCGGCAATCAGGATAACGGCAGCCATCCTCAAGGTCAATAAGACCACAAGCGGAGCCACACAGTTGGGCAGGATGTACCGCAGCATGATGATATTGTTATTCTCTCCAATGGCCCGAGCGGCCAGCACATAATCCTTCTCCTTCTCCGAAAGGACAACACCCCTGATTATGCGAATGAATTGAGGGATCGAAGAAGAACCACTGGCCACAATGACACCGGTAACCCCGGGACCGATGGCGGCAATCACGGCGATAGCCAGGAGAAGGCCGGGGAAAGCCAGAAGGACATCTGTTAGATACACCACCAGGACATCTATCTTCCCGCCGTAGAAACCTCCAAGCATCCCGATCAACGTCCCGATAAAAAGCCCCATCAGCACGGCGATACTGGAAATGATAAGGGTAATTCTGGCTCCCACCAGGATGCGCGAAAAGATGTCCCGGCCGACATCGTCACTACCGAACCAATGTTTGAGACTCATGGCTTTCCGTATCTCTTTGAAGTCCTGCTTCAAAGGATCGTAAGGTGTGGCATAGGGGCCTAATATCGCCATTAAGGCCACGATTACAATGATGACCATACCCACCAGGGCCAGTTTATTTCGCCTCAAGCGCCGCCAGGTCCCGAGAATCTGGCTTTGTTTTATATCCCCTTTATTCATAGGAGATCCTTGGATCCAAGTAGATATACAGGATATCCACCACCAGATTGGCCAGCACAAAACCAAAGGCAAAGAGTATCACCCCGCCCTGCACCACCGGATAATCTCTGGTGTAGATAGAATCAACAATCAGCCGTCCCAGCCCAGGCCATGTGAAAACCGTCTCCACCAGAACCGCCCCACCCATGAGATAGCCAAACTGAAGCCCCACAATGGTGGTGGTGGGGATAAGAGCGTTTTTAAGCGCGTGCTTGTAAATGACCTTTGATTCTTTCTGCCCTTTGGCCCTGGCGGTCCTGATATAATCCTGCCGAAAGACTTCGAGCATGCTGGACCGCGTCATGCGCGCCGTCACGGCTGCCGACGGCGCGGC includes:
- a CDS encoding ABC transporter ATP-binding protein translates to MSDTLLSVENLKVEFHTDEGIVRALDGVSLEIKKRKILGLVGETGCGKSVTGNSILRLLPEPPAKIIDGQVLFNGKNLLKTPRSELRKIRGGRISMIFQDPFTSLNPVYTVGNQISEAIELHQEASGKEALQRAAEIMQIVGIPEAEARLKDYPHQFSGGMRQRVMIAMALSCNPELLIADEPTTALDVTIQAQILELMSDLNRKTGTAVLLISHDLGIISEMCDEVATMYAGTIVEIAELEVFFAHHQHPYSEGLLASIPVMGERKEMLSVISGNVPNLIAPPAGCRFHPRCPYAMDKCQSEKPALQEIASGHKVACFKVTG
- a CDS encoding ABC transporter permease, with amino-acid sequence MNKGDIKQSQILGTWRRLRRNKLALVGMVIIVIVALMAILGPYATPYDPLKQDFKEIRKAMSLKHWFGSDDVGRDIFSRILVGARITLIISSIAVLMGLFIGTLIGMLGGFYGGKIDVLVVYLTDVLLAFPGLLLAIAVIAAIGPGVTGVIVASGSSSIPQFIRIIRGVVLSEKEKDYVLAARAIGENNNIIMLRYILPNCVAPLVVLLTLRMAAVILIAAGLSFLGLGVQPPSPEWGAMLNEGRGYLQTAPHISIFPGLAIMIVVLAFNLFGDGLRDALDPRMRI
- a CDS encoding ABC transporter ATP-binding protein, whose amino-acid sequence is MREILRIEHLKKYFPIKSGLFKRQTGFIRAVDDLSFSISESQVLGLVGESGSGKSTVGRTIQRLWEPTAGQIIFKGRDIVSLNKESLKKLRTEMQIIFQDPQASLNPRMRVGTAIGRAMKINTPYKDREIEDRVMSLMEKIGLLSELYNRYPHELSGGQQQRVGIARALAVEPDFIVLDEPTSALDVSVQAQILNLLKNLQQDLKLTYLFISHDLSVIDHICDRIAIMYAGQILELADRDKLFRSPIHPYTITLLSAIPEIGRKKKEKRIILKGEVPSPSNPPSGCRFHPRCFQRSDICDVKQPQLIEVEADHFVACHLAEEA